A single region of the Pseudorhodoplanes sp. genome encodes:
- a CDS encoding BA14K family protein yields the protein MFFKFAPLALSVVIVGGAMSLPATPASAAPAANIVATIPSQNDMLQQVQWRRHGHYPGYYGRHYRRDRGGAVAAGVIGGLALGAILGAAASAPPPPAYYGPAYGDRDWLAYCSSKYRSFDPRSGTYLGYDGLRHPCQ from the coding sequence ATGTTTTTCAAATTTGCGCCGCTGGCGTTGAGCGTCGTAATCGTCGGCGGGGCGATGTCGCTCCCGGCCACCCCCGCCTCTGCCGCACCCGCCGCCAACATCGTCGCCACCATCCCGTCGCAGAACGATATGCTGCAGCAGGTGCAGTGGCGCCGGCATGGCCATTATCCCGGATATTACGGGCGCCATTATCGCCGCGATCGCGGCGGCGCTGTCGCCGCCGGCGTGATCGGCGGTCTGGCGCTCGGCGCTATCCTCGGCGCAGCTGCCTCCGCACCTCCGCCCCCTGCTTATTATGGGCCGGCTTACGGCGACAGGGACTGGCTGGCCTATTGCTCGTCGAAATACCGCTCCTTCGATCCCCGCAGCGGCACGTATCTCGGCTATGACGGGCTGCGGCATCCCTGCCAGTAA
- the pheT gene encoding phenylalanine--tRNA ligase subunit beta, giving the protein MKFTLSWLKQHLDTDATFDEIVDKLTMIGLEVENVEDPAKKFAPFRVVEVLSAVQHPNADRLRVCMVNTGEGAPIQIVCGAPNARGGMKAVLGKPGTYIPGKNITLSVGKIRGVESHGMLISGAEIEFSDDADGIIEMPADAPVGAAFADVIGANDPVIEINLTPNRPDCTGVSGIARDLGATGIGKFKENTPKPVKGEFPCPVSVTFDFGDTPSLCPGFALRLVRGVKNGPSPEWLQKRLTAIGLRPINALVDITNYMTFDRGRPLHVFDAAKVHGNLTVRRAKAGEEMLALDGRTYKLDDSICVIADEKSVESLAGIMGGEASGCSETTTDVLIESALWVPLNIAQTGRKLGINSDARYRFERGVDPNFMVPGLDLATQLVLEMCGGTPSEIVVTGNPQVDERPIDFPVDEVKRLTGLDISLTETKRILGHLGFFVAGQGPVVKVAVPSWRGDVEGKADIVEEVVRIAGMDNVPSTEFPRGEAPRKPVLTLAQNRTRKAKRALAARGLEEAVTWSFISKPKAQMFGGGQPELALANPIASDLSDMRPSLLPGLVAAAQRNADRGFTDTAVFEVGQIFTGDKPEDQLMAATGLRRGLATSAGLGRHWSGGNSAADAFDVKADALAVLAAAGAPMGALQIVSGGPAWFHPGRSGTIQIGPKNVLGWFGELHPRALEALDAEGPVVAFELILDRIPEPKAKATRAKPALEISPFQPVMRDFAFIVDRAVKAADLVRAAQNVDKQLITDVTVFDVYEGKGIESGKKSLAIAVTIQPREKTMTDEEIETLAGKIVADVSKRTGGVLRA; this is encoded by the coding sequence ATGAAATTCACCCTTTCCTGGCTGAAGCAGCATCTCGACACCGACGCCACGTTCGATGAGATCGTCGACAAGCTCACCATGATCGGGCTCGAGGTCGAGAATGTCGAAGACCCGGCCAAGAAATTCGCGCCGTTCAGGGTGGTGGAAGTCCTCTCCGCCGTGCAGCATCCGAATGCGGATCGCCTGCGCGTGTGCATGGTCAATACCGGCGAAGGCGCGCCGATCCAGATCGTGTGCGGCGCGCCGAATGCGCGCGGCGGCATGAAGGCGGTGCTCGGCAAGCCCGGCACCTACATCCCCGGCAAGAACATCACGCTGAGCGTCGGCAAGATCCGCGGCGTCGAAAGCCACGGCATGCTGATCTCGGGCGCGGAGATCGAGTTCTCCGACGATGCAGACGGCATCATCGAGATGCCTGCCGATGCCCCGGTCGGCGCGGCGTTCGCGGACGTGATCGGCGCCAACGACCCTGTCATCGAGATCAACCTGACGCCGAACCGTCCCGACTGCACCGGTGTTTCCGGCATCGCACGCGATCTCGGCGCCACCGGCATCGGCAAGTTCAAGGAAAACACTCCGAAGCCGGTCAAAGGCGAATTCCCCTGCCCGGTGTCGGTGACGTTCGATTTCGGCGACACGCCCTCGCTCTGCCCCGGCTTCGCGCTGCGGCTGGTAAGAGGCGTGAAGAACGGCCCCTCGCCGGAATGGCTGCAGAAGCGCCTGACCGCGATCGGTCTGCGCCCGATCAACGCGCTGGTCGACATCACGAACTACATGACCTTCGACCGCGGGCGCCCGCTGCACGTGTTCGATGCCGCGAAGGTGCACGGCAATCTCACCGTCCGCCGCGCGAAAGCCGGCGAGGAAATGCTGGCGCTCGACGGCCGCACCTACAAGCTCGACGACAGCATCTGCGTCATCGCCGATGAAAAAAGCGTGGAATCGCTTGCCGGCATCATGGGCGGCGAAGCCTCCGGCTGCTCGGAGACGACTACCGACGTGCTGATCGAGTCAGCATTGTGGGTGCCGCTCAACATCGCGCAGACCGGCCGCAAGCTCGGCATCAATTCCGACGCACGCTACCGCTTCGAGCGCGGCGTTGATCCGAATTTCATGGTGCCGGGACTCGATCTCGCGACGCAGCTCGTGCTCGAGATGTGCGGCGGCACGCCGTCGGAGATCGTCGTCACCGGCAACCCGCAAGTTGACGAGCGGCCAATCGACTTCCCGGTGGACGAGGTGAAGCGCCTGACTGGCCTCGACATCTCGCTGACCGAAACCAAGCGCATCCTCGGCCATCTCGGCTTCTTCGTTGCGGGCCAAGGTCCCGTGGTGAAAGTCGCCGTGCCGTCCTGGCGCGGCGACGTCGAAGGCAAGGCCGACATCGTCGAGGAAGTGGTCCGCATCGCCGGCATGGACAACGTGCCTTCGACCGAATTTCCACGCGGCGAGGCACCGCGCAAGCCGGTGCTCACCCTGGCGCAAAACCGCACCCGCAAGGCCAAGCGCGCGCTAGCCGCGCGCGGGCTTGAAGAAGCGGTGACGTGGTCGTTCATCTCGAAGCCGAAGGCGCAAATGTTCGGCGGCGGACAACCCGAACTCGCACTCGCCAATCCGATCGCTTCCGATTTGTCGGACATGCGGCCGAGCTTGCTGCCGGGCCTCGTTGCGGCAGCACAGCGCAACGCCGATCGCGGCTTCACTGACACGGCGGTCTTCGAGGTCGGGCAGATTTTCACCGGAGACAAGCCGGAGGACCAGTTGATGGCCGCCACGGGTCTGCGGCGCGGCCTCGCAACGAGCGCAGGCCTTGGTCGGCATTGGTCCGGCGGCAACAGCGCTGCGGATGCATTTGATGTCAAAGCGGATGCATTGGCGGTGCTGGCGGCGGCCGGCGCACCGATGGGAGCGCTGCAGATCGTGTCCGGCGGCCCGGCCTGGTTCCATCCAGGCCGCTCAGGCACCATCCAGATCGGCCCGAAAAATGTTCTCGGCTGGTTCGGCGAATTGCATCCGCGCGCGCTGGAAGCGCTCGACGCCGAAGGACCCGTTGTCGCATTCGAGCTGATTCTCGACCGCATTCCGGAGCCGAAGGCAAAGGCGACGCGCGCCAAGCCTGCACTGGAGATTTCGCCGTTCCAGCCAGTGATGCGCGACTTTGCTTTCATTGTCGACCGTGCGGTGAAGGCCGCCGATCTCGTGCGCGCCGCACAGAATGTCGACAAGCAGCTCATCACCGACGTAACGGTGTTCGATGTCTATGAGGGCAAGGGCATCGAGTCCGGCAAGAAGTCGCTCGCCATCGCGGTGACGATCCAGCCGCGCGAGAAGACGATGACCGATGAGGAAATCGAAACGCTCGCCGGCAAGATCGTCGCTGACGTCAGCAAGCGCACCGGCGGCGTACTGCGCGCCTGA
- the rplT gene encoding 50S ribosomal protein L20, translated as MARVKRGVTAHARHKKVFKAAKGFYGRRKNTIRIAKQAVEKANQYAFRDRKRRKRTFRALWIQRLNAAVRPFGLTYSRFIDGLNKSGLEIDRKVLSDLAIHEPAAFQAIVEKAKAALPA; from the coding sequence ATGGCTCGCGTCAAACGGGGCGTTACCGCCCATGCCCGCCACAAGAAGGTTTTCAAGGCCGCCAAGGGTTTCTACGGCCGCCGCAAGAACACCATCCGCATCGCCAAGCAGGCGGTGGAGAAGGCCAACCAATACGCCTTCCGTGACCGCAAGCGCAGGAAGCGCACCTTCCGCGCGCTCTGGATCCAGCGTCTGAACGCCGCCGTGCGCCCGTTCGGACTGACCTACAGCCGCTTCATCGACGGCCTCAATAAGTCCGGCCTCGAGATCGACCGCAAGGTGCTGTCGGATCTCGCGATCCACGAACCGGCGGCGTTCCAGGCGATTGTTGAGAAGGCCAAGGCAGCGCTGCCGGCGTAA
- a CDS encoding class I SAM-dependent methyltransferase produces MKSVSAFSEINQAKVNLDHIYSEKDPREYFKYLGQLDYIIPHLAQPIFDQLIRARAHSQVEPVTVLDLGSSYGVNGALMKYTLTYDMLRDRYTLPALQALASEEMLRLDRAFYAAWPQHRHLRVIGLDASKNAIAYAQACGTVDRGIAIDLETTDPTPEQAAVLADVDIIVSTGCVGYVTSRTFRKLTALSRRGRPAWAASFVLRMFPFDDIAASLAEQGLETEKFEGATFVQRRFADRAEMEATVQAVESRGIDTRGHETEGLYHADFFLSRPPAEIERCPIQKLVSVVSGANKPWTPGTNVLGSFGRSARKRARSERSHLTLAPGS; encoded by the coding sequence ATGAAATCTGTGTCGGCTTTTTCCGAAATCAATCAGGCCAAAGTAAATCTCGACCACATCTATTCAGAAAAAGACCCGCGCGAATATTTCAAATATCTGGGACAACTTGACTACATCATCCCGCATCTTGCGCAGCCCATCTTCGACCAGCTCATTCGCGCGCGGGCGCACTCGCAAGTCGAACCCGTGACAGTGCTTGATCTCGGCTCATCCTACGGCGTCAACGGCGCGTTGATGAAATACACATTGACCTACGACATGCTGCGCGACCGCTACACATTGCCGGCGCTGCAGGCTCTGGCCAGCGAGGAAATGCTGCGGCTTGACCGGGCATTCTATGCAGCATGGCCACAGCACCGGCACCTGCGGGTGATCGGCCTCGATGCTTCGAAGAATGCCATCGCCTATGCGCAGGCCTGCGGCACGGTCGATCGCGGCATCGCCATCGATCTTGAAACAACCGATCCGACGCCCGAACAGGCTGCCGTCTTGGCCGATGTCGACATCATCGTTTCCACCGGCTGCGTCGGCTATGTCACCAGCAGGACCTTCCGCAAGCTGACGGCGCTGAGCCGGCGCGGACGGCCGGCCTGGGCCGCGTCATTTGTGCTGCGGATGTTTCCTTTTGACGACATCGCCGCGAGTTTGGCCGAGCAGGGGCTCGAAACGGAAAAATTCGAGGGGGCGACCTTTGTGCAGCGCCGCTTCGCCGATCGCGCTGAAATGGAGGCGACAGTGCAGGCGGTCGAGAGCCGCGGCATCGACACCCGCGGGCACGAAACCGAGGGCCTCTATCATGCCGATTTCTTCCTCTCGCGGCCGCCCGCGGAAATCGAACGATGCCCGATCCAGAAGCTGGTCAGCGTCGTGAGCGGCGCCAACAAGCCCTGGACACCCGGGACGAATGTGCTTGGAAGTTTTGGCCGCTCGGCGCGCAAGCGTGCGCGCTCCGAGCGGTCGCATCTCACCTTGGCGCCAGGATCATGA
- a CDS encoding serine protease, giving the protein MRELVAIAALAAATALAAPLPASAQDAAAAKKPAAKTASAKAKPSAPNPAEMAALKESYATMPLAERLAIQSDLVWSGDYNGGVNGDFGERSIAAVKAFQKKHKAKETGLLTPQERESLAAAVKAQREQVGWTLIEDEALPGARLGIPAKFAAKSERGASGTRWFSARGEIQIETFREKMGGAQLSELFEEQKKQPKNRRVEYNVLRSDFFVLSGLQGLKKFYVRAQLKDNEARGLTILYDQAMDGIMEPVVVAMSSAFAPFGSDAAEPVRRAVEYASGIIVSSAGHIITERQATDDCRSIVVAGHGHAERIAEEKNSDLALLRLHGAAHIRALPLSTESPKGADLVLIGVADPKTQAGGTTVSVSPAKLRGVEGTRVLLDATPAQGFAGAAALDGQGQFVGMLDVNSIVIAGSSAATPQSALVPGATIRKFLEASNVMPVIGRADIETAKAAVTRVICVRK; this is encoded by the coding sequence ATGAGAGAGTTGGTCGCAATTGCCGCATTGGCAGCAGCTACCGCGCTTGCGGCGCCTTTGCCTGCTTCGGCGCAGGATGCGGCGGCAGCGAAGAAACCGGCCGCGAAGACCGCCTCCGCCAAGGCTAAGCCGTCCGCGCCCAATCCGGCCGAGATGGCCGCACTGAAAGAGAGCTATGCCACCATGCCGCTGGCCGAGCGGCTCGCCATCCAGTCTGACCTGGTCTGGTCCGGCGACTATAATGGCGGCGTCAACGGCGATTTCGGCGAGCGCTCCATCGCCGCGGTGAAGGCGTTCCAGAAGAAACACAAGGCCAAGGAAACTGGACTTCTCACGCCGCAGGAACGCGAGAGCCTAGCTGCAGCCGTGAAAGCGCAGCGCGAGCAGGTCGGCTGGACGCTGATCGAGGATGAGGCCCTGCCCGGCGCGCGGCTTGGCATTCCAGCGAAGTTCGCGGCGAAATCCGAACGCGGCGCGAGCGGCACGCGCTGGTTTTCCGCGCGGGGCGAAATTCAGATTGAGACCTTTCGCGAGAAAATGGGCGGCGCGCAGCTTTCCGAGCTGTTCGAGGAGCAGAAGAAACAACCGAAGAACCGCAGGGTTGAATACAACGTGCTGCGTTCGGATTTCTTCGTGCTGTCAGGATTGCAGGGCCTGAAGAAATTCTACGTTCGCGCGCAGCTCAAGGACAATGAAGCACGCGGCCTGACCATTCTCTACGATCAGGCGATGGACGGCATCATGGAGCCCGTCGTCGTCGCCATGTCGAGCGCCTTCGCGCCGTTCGGCAGCGACGCCGCAGAGCCGGTGCGGCGCGCGGTCGAATATGCCAGCGGCATCATCGTAAGCAGTGCCGGCCATATCATTACTGAACGACAGGCGACCGACGATTGCCGTAGCATTGTCGTCGCAGGCCACGGCCATGCCGAACGCATCGCCGAAGAGAAAAATTCCGATCTCGCGCTATTGCGGCTGCACGGCGCCGCCCATATCCGCGCACTGCCCTTGTCGACCGAATCGCCGAAAGGCGCGGACCTCGTGCTGATCGGGGTCGCCGATCCAAAAACGCAGGCGGGCGGCACGACCGTTTCGGTGTCGCCGGCAAAATTGCGCGGCGTGGAAGGCACGCGGGTTCTGCTCGATGCAACGCCGGCACAGGGATTCGCCGGCGCTGCCGCGCTCGACGGCCAAGGCCAGTTTGTCGGCATGCTGGACGTGAATTCAATTGTCATCGCCGGCTCGTCCGCAGCTACGCCACAGTCGGCGTTGGTGCCCGGCGCGACCATCCGCAAATTTCTTGAAGCGTCGAATGTGATGCCAGTCATCGGTCGTGCGGACATCGAAACGGCAAAAGCGGCCGTCACGCGCGTAATTTGCGTGAGGAAGTAG
- the pheS gene encoding phenylalanine--tRNA ligase subunit alpha produces the protein MTDIAQLQQAILTDISTAQDEAALEAVRVAALGKSGSVSALLKTLGGMTPEERKQKGPAINGLKDRVTQAITERREALKNAALDRKLATETVDVTLPLRESPAEAGRIHPISQVIDELTAIFADMGFAVAEGPDIETDDYNFTKLNFPEGHPAREMHDTFYFNPGPDGSRKLLRTHTSPVQVRTMLAQKPPIRVICPGRTYRSDSDQTHTPMFHQVEGLVIDKSSHLGHLKWILEEFCKAFFEVDNVKMRMRPSFFPFTEPSMEVDIQCKREKGEIRFGEGEDWLEILGCGMVHPNVLRNCGIDPDVYQGFAWGMGIDRIAMLKYGMNDLRAFFDADVRWMNHYGFRPLDFPTLAGGLST, from the coding sequence ATGACCGACATTGCCCAACTTCAGCAGGCAATCCTGACTGACATATCCACGGCACAAGACGAAGCCGCGCTGGAAGCCGTGCGCGTCGCCGCGCTCGGCAAGAGCGGCTCGGTCTCGGCTCTGCTCAAGACACTCGGCGGCATGACGCCGGAAGAGCGCAAGCAGAAGGGTCCGGCGATCAATGGACTGAAGGATCGCGTCACTCAGGCGATCACAGAACGCCGCGAGGCACTGAAGAACGCCGCCCTCGACCGGAAGCTGGCGACCGAAACCGTCGATGTCACCCTGCCGCTGCGCGAAAGCCCCGCCGAAGCCGGACGCATTCATCCGATCAGCCAGGTGATCGACGAACTCACCGCGATCTTCGCCGATATGGGTTTCGCGGTCGCCGAAGGCCCGGACATCGAGACCGACGACTACAACTTCACCAAGCTGAATTTTCCCGAAGGGCATCCGGCCCGGGAAATGCACGACACCTTCTATTTCAATCCAGGCCCGGACGGCTCGCGCAAACTTTTGCGCACGCACACCTCACCCGTGCAGGTGCGCACCATGCTGGCGCAGAAGCCGCCGATCCGCGTGATCTGCCCGGGCCGCACCTATCGCAGCGATTCTGACCAGACGCATACGCCGATGTTTCACCAGGTCGAGGGCCTGGTGATCGACAAGAGCTCGCATCTCGGCCACCTGAAATGGATCCTTGAGGAATTCTGCAAGGCGTTCTTCGAGGTCGACAACGTGAAGATGCGCATGCGCCCGTCGTTCTTCCCGTTCACCGAGCCGTCGATGGAAGTCGACATCCAGTGCAAGCGCGAAAAAGGTGAAATCCGCTTCGGCGAAGGTGAGGATTGGCTCGAGATTCTCGGCTGCGGCATGGTGCATCCGAACGTGCTGAGGAATTGCGGGATCGATCCGGACGTGTATCAGGGCTTCGCCTGGGGCATGGGGATCGACCGTATCGCCATGCTGAAATACGGCATGAACGACCTGCGCGCATTCTTTGATGCCGACGTGCGCTGGATGAACCATTACGGCTTCCGGCCGCTGGATTTCCCGACGCTGGCGGGAGGGCTGAGCACATGA
- a CDS encoding alpha/beta hydrolase: MNENANPVALKSLTVGSGPAQRMIAVRQRDGALPGLFWMGGFKSDMKGTKAEALDQWAAAQGRSYTRFDYSGHGESGGQFSEGTISRWLEESLAVFTEFCRGPQIVIGSSMGGWLALLLARELRRLDADKRGAEIKGMVLIAPAPDFTEVLMWRRFTPAIKKEIEEKGSWQRPSDYSEAPYLITRGLIEDGRRHLLLGGLIETGCPVRILQGVKDEDVPWQHATELVSRLARDDVILTLVKDGDHRLSRPEDIERLIAAVAEFQ; this comes from the coding sequence ATGAATGAGAACGCCAATCCGGTTGCCCTGAAATCGCTGACGGTCGGCTCCGGCCCGGCCCAGCGGATGATCGCTGTGCGGCAGCGCGACGGCGCTTTGCCCGGTCTTTTCTGGATGGGCGGCTTCAAATCCGACATGAAAGGCACCAAAGCGGAAGCGCTCGACCAATGGGCGGCTGCGCAGGGCCGTAGCTACACTCGCTTTGATTATTCCGGGCACGGCGAATCAGGCGGACAATTTTCCGAAGGCACGATCAGCCGCTGGCTCGAGGAGAGCCTCGCCGTGTTCACCGAGTTTTGCCGCGGGCCGCAAATCGTGATCGGCTCGTCGATGGGTGGCTGGCTGGCATTGCTGCTGGCGCGGGAATTGCGCAGGCTCGATGCGGACAAGCGCGGCGCCGAAATCAAGGGAATGGTGCTGATCGCACCTGCCCCGGATTTTACCGAGGTCCTGATGTGGCGACGTTTCACACCCGCGATCAAAAAGGAAATCGAAGAAAAAGGATCCTGGCAGCGTCCGTCCGACTATTCCGAAGCGCCGTATCTAATCACACGTGGTTTGATCGAGGATGGCCGCAGGCATCTGCTGCTGGGTGGACTGATCGAAACCGGCTGTCCGGTGCGCATCCTCCAGGGCGTGAAGGACGAAGACGTGCCTTGGCAGCATGCGACCGAGCTCGTATCGCGGCTTGCACGCGACGATGTCATTCTCACGCTCGTCAAGGATGGTGATCACCGCCTGTCGCGTCCGGAGGATATCGAGCGGCTGATCGCGGCGGTGGCCGAATTCCAGTGA
- a CDS encoding glycosyltransferase family 4 protein, whose translation MISGSAARRPETPEPVADKAAPHQQDNFVIPPHRKSQSRLTILVIVPTLQSGAAEMGALELVRNLTLAGHAVIVLSSGGRLERDVIAAGGEFVRADVASKNPIVMTANATMIARLVRQRRCDVIHAHGRAPAWSAYVASKLTRVPFVTSWYKGFREQHVFKRIYNGVMARGDRIVAVSDQLAQLVSERYNVPWERIAVIPASVDLQRFDPAVVSSERIDAIRRSFGVKADDKVILIAGRILRRKGHHIVVRAAHRLKEMGCKDFVCVLVGEDHESSRYAGELWDQVLATDTADVVRLIGPVDDMPAAYMASMAVVSAATQEEGLQHTILEAQAMERPVIVSDLGAGPDIVLAPPSVPEDRMTGLRFAAGDHQALAATLVRLFSMPESWRKGIGQRGREWVADHFNAPAVAEMTLKLYSDVAQSRKS comes from the coding sequence GTGATTTCCGGTTCCGCAGCCCGCCGGCCCGAAACGCCTGAGCCCGTCGCGGATAAAGCTGCGCCGCATCAGCAGGACAATTTCGTCATTCCGCCGCATCGCAAAAGCCAATCGCGGCTGACCATTCTTGTCATCGTTCCGACACTGCAATCCGGCGCCGCCGAAATGGGCGCGCTCGAACTCGTGCGCAATCTGACTCTCGCCGGGCACGCCGTGATCGTACTGTCGAGCGGCGGCCGTCTTGAGCGCGACGTGATCGCCGCCGGTGGCGAATTTGTTCGCGCCGATGTCGCGAGCAAGAATCCGATCGTCATGACCGCCAATGCCACGATGATCGCGCGCCTTGTTCGGCAACGGCGTTGCGACGTGATCCATGCGCATGGTCGCGCACCGGCCTGGAGCGCCTATGTCGCTTCGAAGCTGACGCGCGTGCCATTCGTGACGAGCTGGTACAAGGGCTTTCGCGAACAGCATGTCTTCAAGCGCATCTATAATGGCGTGATGGCGCGCGGCGACCGCATTGTGGCGGTCAGCGACCAGCTCGCCCAACTGGTGAGTGAACGCTACAACGTACCCTGGGAGCGCATCGCCGTTATTCCGGCGAGCGTCGATCTGCAGCGCTTCGATCCGGCCGTAGTTTCGTCAGAACGCATCGACGCCATCCGACGAAGCTTTGGCGTCAAGGCGGACGACAAGGTCATCCTCATTGCCGGCCGCATCCTGCGGCGCAAGGGCCATCACATCGTGGTGCGCGCCGCACATCGCCTGAAGGAAATGGGCTGCAAGGACTTCGTCTGCGTGCTGGTTGGCGAAGACCACGAGAGCAGCCGCTACGCCGGCGAATTGTGGGATCAGGTGCTGGCGACCGACACCGCCGACGTGGTGCGGCTGATCGGCCCGGTGGACGACATGCCGGCGGCCTATATGGCCTCGATGGCGGTGGTGTCGGCGGCGACCCAGGAAGAGGGGCTGCAACACACGATCCTGGAAGCGCAGGCGATGGAGCGGCCGGTCATCGTGTCCGATCTCGGCGCCGGCCCGGACATCGTGCTAGCCCCACCGTCGGTTCCTGAGGACCGCATGACCGGGCTGCGCTTTGCGGCGGGCGACCATCAGGCGCTGGCCGCCACTTTGGTCCGGCTCTTTTCCATGCCGGAATCATGGCGGAAGGGGATCGGACAGCGCGGCCGCGAATGGGTGGCCGACCATTTTAACGCCCCGGCCGTGGCCGAAATGACGCTGAAACTCTATTCCGACGTCGCACAATCGCGGAAATCTTGA
- the infC gene encoding translation initiation factor IF-3, with product MRRPMRAAPAVQKDGPRTNDEIRAREVQLIDQDGTNHGVVEFNTAYKMAQDAGLDLVEISPNTTPPVCKILDVGKYKYQAQKKAAEARKKQKIVEVKELKFRPMIDDHDYDVKLRAMQRFLEEGDKVKVTLRFRGRELAHQELGSKLLNRVKDDTATIAKVESDARFEGRQMIMILAPR from the coding sequence ATTCGTCGCCCGATGAGAGCCGCGCCTGCCGTTCAGAAGGATGGCCCGCGCACAAACGATGAGATCCGTGCACGCGAAGTGCAGTTGATCGATCAGGACGGCACCAACCACGGTGTCGTTGAATTCAATACAGCCTACAAAATGGCGCAGGACGCCGGTCTCGACCTGGTCGAGATTTCACCCAATACGACGCCGCCGGTGTGCAAGATCCTCGACGTCGGCAAGTACAAATATCAGGCCCAGAAAAAGGCCGCCGAAGCCCGCAAGAAGCAGAAGATCGTCGAGGTCAAGGAACTCAAGTTCCGCCCGATGATCGACGATCACGATTACGACGTGAAGCTACGGGCGATGCAGCGCTTCCTTGAAGAGGGCGACAAGGTGAAGGTCACCCTGCGCTTCCGGGGCCGTGAACTAGCGCACCAGGAACTCGGCAGCAAGCTGCTGAACCGCGTGAAGGACGACACGGCGACTATCGCCAAGGTCGAATCGGACGCGAGGTTCGAGGGGCGTCAGATGATCATGATCCTGGCGCCAAGGTGA
- a CDS encoding enoyl-CoA hydratase — translation MSYETILVETHGRVGVIRLNRPQALNALNAKLAGEVSAAIDAFEADANIGCMVITGSDKAFAAGADIKEMAGKSYMDTFMGDFAASWDRAARARKPVIAAVAGFALGGGCELAMQCDFIIAADNAKFGQPEIKLGVIPGIGGTQRLTHAVGKAKAMDMTLTGRMMDAAEAERSGLVARVVPLADLMTDAMKVAEAIASMSLPATMLAKEAVNRAFEVPLTEGIRFERRVFHSLFATADQKEGMAAFVEKRPAKFTHK, via the coding sequence ATGTCTTACGAAACCATTCTTGTCGAAACGCATGGCCGCGTGGGCGTCATTCGCCTTAATCGCCCGCAGGCGTTGAACGCGCTGAACGCGAAGCTTGCCGGCGAAGTCAGCGCGGCCATAGACGCCTTCGAAGCTGACGCGAATATCGGCTGCATGGTCATTACCGGCTCCGACAAGGCCTTCGCCGCCGGCGCCGACATCAAGGAAATGGCCGGCAAATCCTACATGGATACGTTCATGGGCGACTTCGCCGCGAGCTGGGATCGGGCGGCGCGCGCGCGCAAGCCGGTGATCGCCGCGGTCGCGGGCTTTGCACTTGGCGGCGGCTGCGAACTCGCCATGCAATGCGATTTCATCATCGCCGCTGACAATGCGAAATTCGGCCAGCCGGAAATCAAGCTCGGCGTCATTCCCGGCATTGGCGGTACGCAGCGGCTGACGCATGCCGTTGGCAAGGCCAAGGCGATGGACATGACGCTGACCGGCCGCATGATGGATGCGGCAGAGGCGGAGCGTTCCGGTCTTGTGGCGCGCGTCGTGCCGCTCGCCGATCTGATGACCGACGCGATGAAGGTCGCAGAGGCGATTGCGTCGATGTCGCTGCCGGCGACGATGCTGGCAAAGGAGGCGGTCAACCGTGCGTTCGAGGTGCCGCTGACGGAAGGCATCCGTTTCGAGCGGCGCGTGTTTCATTCGCTGTTCGCCACCGCTGACCAGAAGGAAGGCATGGCCGCCTTTGTCGAAAAGCGGCCGGCGAAGTTCACCCACAAATAA
- the rpmI gene encoding 50S ribosomal protein L35 gives MPKLKTKSGAKKRFKVTAKGKVKYTQAGKRHGMIKRTKKQIRQLRGTNVLFKSDGDNIKKYWLPNG, from the coding sequence ATGCCCAAGCTGAAGACCAAATCGGGCGCCAAAAAGCGCTTCAAAGTGACGGCCAAGGGGAAGGTGAAATACACCCAAGCCGGCAAACGCCACGGCATGATCAAGCGAACTAAGAAGCAGATTCGCCAGCTTCGCGGCACCAACGTTCTGTTCAAGAGCGATGGTGACAACATCAAGAAGTACTGGCTGCCCAACGGCTGA